The genomic stretch GAAAAGAGAACATCATCCCACAAGTAAAAATCAATTTCATCTTTTTCCTCCATAATTCTCTAGATAGTTATTTATGTGGTTTTGGATTGTATCTTTAAAAGTAGGACTTAAAAACTCATGATCCCATTTATTCGCGTCGGGATGCGGTTCTAATACATGTAACTCATTGCCATATCTTCTCTTTCCATCAAAATCAAGATGAGTAACAAAGTCTCGTCTGCTAATATAGTTATCCGATTGAAAACACAATCTTCTAGGAATAATGACAGAAGGTGCAATCGCTAAAGCAATGATTTGTTGTCGTACTGATTCTGGAGATGTCAAAAGTGCATTTTTAAGATGGATAGCTCCTCCACTGTGGCAGATTTCTAAGAACTTAGCTTGAGGTCCATGGGAGGCAATGAGATGCTTCCACTTGTTCTTTAAAAGTTGAACCGGTGGTGTATGAAATCCGATATGTCCTGCTGCACATTCAAAGACATCGATTACTGGGAAATTCGTCGCATTATGGGTGCCATAAATTTTGGCTCCTTGAGCATACTGGCTTAATTGTTGTGCGCTTAGCCTAGCTTGCATTTTATTATTATTAATCCCATTGATAAATCCCGCCGAATTCATTTTTAAAAAGAAATAGATTGCAAAGCTTCTTCATAGGTTTCTTTACAAATGGCCCGCCTCGAATACGTTTCAGGAAGATCTAAATAATAAGTTAAGATACCATTAATAGCTGAGATATAATCAATCTTATCCAAAGACGGACAGGTGCCATCCGGTTTATAAATAAAAATTCTTATCTCCACATTCTGAGCAGTAAAAGGAAATTCATGAAGATAAGGTCTTATTTCCTCATTGTTATTAATGTCCAATAAATATTCATTGACTGCATAGACAACTAGCTCTCTAGCTTCTTTAAGATCTACCTCCTGATAAAAATGAAAACTCATGTGCATTGCTTGGATATCATTCATCATTCTTCCACCTGTTCCTATCAGGTAAAGATTTTTTTTTCCTTTCAATTTCTGTGCCGTCTTTTCTGTAATTTCTGCTGCTAGCTTCACATATCTGGGAGATTGATAGCCAAGAGAAGCGCAACCAAAAAGAAAAGACAATGTAGCTAGTAGCACTCCACAAGTAAAAAACAACTTCACTTTTCACCTCCATAATTATCTATATAATCTTGAACATGCTTCTTCAACGTTCGTTTAAAAGTAGGACTTAAAAACTCATGATCCCATTTATTCGCGTCGGGATGCGGTTCTAGTACATGTAACTCATTGCCATACCTTCTCTTTCCATCAAAATCAAGATGAGTAACAAAGTCTCGTCTGCTAATATAGTTATCCGATTGAAAACACAGCTCGTTTGGAATAATGACAGAAGGTGCAATCGCTAAAGCAATGATCTGTTGTCGAACCGATTCTGGAGATGTCAAAAGTGCATTTTTAAGATGGATAGCTCCTCCACTGTGGCAGATTTCTAAGAACTTAGCTTGAGGTCCATGGGAGGCAATGAGATGCTTCCACTTGTTCTTTAAAAGTTGAACCGGTGGTGTATGAAATCCGATATGTCCTGCTGCACATTCAAAGACATCGACTACTGGGAAATTCGTCGCATTATGGGTGCCATAAATTTTGGTTCCTTGAGCATACTGGCTTAATTGTTGTGCGCTTAGCCTAGCTTGAATTTTATTATTATTAATCCCATTGATAAACCCTATAGCACCTGTAGACAGGTTAAAAGAGCCAACTTCAAAGGGACTGGAGCGTGTAAGACCGATATTTGCACAGACAGCAAAAACACCATTCATTACAGTCATTCCAGGCTGACAAGGATACAGAAGAGGTTTTACTGTTTGATATGCATATGATGCAAAGCGTCCATCAGGATCGATATAGTTAATGGGGTCTCCATTAGCATAGGTGTAAAGATCCAGACAAAGGGGATAGGAAATGGGATCTGGGCTTAAGAACCTCCCGCTGGTGGCATCGTAATATCTCTCTCCCATCCAGATCAGATTAGTGGGATCTGGGCTTTTGCTATGCCAGGTTAGTGATTGGGCATAGGAAAGTAGATCTGAGGGAATGGAAAAATCTGTAGGTCCATAGGCTGAGGGGAAGTTTTCTGTGTAGCGAGTTTGTTGTTCGGTAACTACCCCAGCGAGTTGTCCTAGAGCGTTGTGGATCAGGAAAACAGCTTCTGATTCATCACTGAGAGCATCGCAGGAGTTGGGTCCATAGATTTTCCAAAAGGTCTTGTCTTGGCATTTGACTCCGATTTCTTGAAATTCTTCTTCGGGATCGTATAGTGAGGTTGTTGTGAGGGTAGCACTTTTGTAGGGAGTGTAACGGGTTTGTAGTCTTCTTCCTAGAGCATCGTAAGATGCTTCCCAGGTA from Candidatus Rhabdochlamydia sp. T3358 encodes the following:
- a CDS encoding RHS repeat-associated core domain-containing protein, giving the protein TWEASYDALGRRLQTRYTPYKSATLTTTSLYDPEEEFQEIGVKCQDKTFWKIYGPNSCDALSDESEAVFLIHNALGQLAGVVTEQQTRYTENFPSAYGPTDFSIPSDLLSYAQSLTWHSKSPDPTNLIWMGERYYDATSGRFLSPDPISYPLCLDLYTYANGDPINYIDPDGRFASYAYQTVKPLLYPCQPGMTVMNGVFAVCANIGLTRSSPFEVGSFNLSTGAIGFINGINNNKIQARLSAQQLSQYAQGTKIYGTHNATNFPVVDVFECAAGHIGFHTPPVQLLKNKWKHLIASHGPQAKFLEICHSGGAIHLKNALLTSPESVRQQIIALAIAPSVIIPNELCFQSDNYISRRDFVTHLDFDGKRRYGNELHVLEPHPDANKWDHEFLSPTFKRTLKKHVQDYIDNYGGEK